The proteins below are encoded in one region of Capra hircus breed San Clemente unplaced genomic scaffold, ASM170441v1, whole genome shotgun sequence:
- the LOC108635117 gene encoding huntingtin-like, protein CPSTRCGWGTASRPCERRSGTRRRRRPRPGTVVPAHVALNSRKHRAGVDIHSCSQFLLELYSRWILPSSSARRTPVTLISEVVRSLLVVSDLFTERNQFEMMYLTLTELRKAHPSEDEILLQYLVPATCKAAAVLGW, encoded by the exons GTGTCCATCCACTCGGTGTGGCTGGGGAACAGCATCACGCCCTTGCGAGAGGAGGAgtgggacgaggaggaggaggaggccgagGCCCGGCACCGTCGTCCCCGCCCACGTCGCCCTCAACTCCAG GAAACACCGGGCTGGAGTCGACATCCACTCCTGTTCGCAGTTTTTGCTCGAGTTGTACAGTCGCTGGATCCTGCCATCGAGTTCCGCCAGGAGGACCCCCGTCACCCTGATCAGCGAGGTGGTGCGCTCG CTCCTCGTGGTCTCGGACTTGTTCACGGAGCGCAACCAGTTTGAGATGATGTACCTGACACTGACGGAGCTGCGGAAGGCACACCCCTCGGAAGACGAGATCCTCCTTCAGTACCTGGTGCCCGCCACCTGCAAGGCGGCCGCCGTCCTCGGATGGTGA